The window TATGACAGCGACTTCTTTCACCTTGGGAAAACTAACTAATAATCTTTCTATCTCTAAGGGGTCAACCTTTAACCCTGCAACATTAATGATATTCTTCTTCCTCCCAGTAATGTACAAATATCCATTCTCTTTCTTACCTAAATCACCCGTATAACACCATCCATCTTTGAATACTTTCTTGTTTAACTCTGATAAGCGAAAGTATCCTTTTGATACGGCATCACTCTTTACAATAATCTCTCCACTTTCTCCATTTAAGACTTCTTGGTTTTGGTCATTAACAATTTTTACACTCACATTATTCATTGGTAGTCCAACTGATTTAATATTGCTTTCTAAATTTCTGTTTAAATTAATCGATATAGCGCCTGCTTCTGAACTTCCATAATGCTGATTTATTACTACACCAAATTTATTCTTAAATCTCTTAGCTATATTAAGAGATAAAGGAGCACCTGCTGATATGCAAAGCCTGAGAGAACTTAAATCAGAAGTTTCTTCTGTATAACTTTCCACTAAAAGCTCGTACATATAAGGTATACCTGGAAATATACTTATTGACTTAGTTTTAATTATTCTAATAATCTCATGTGGAACAAATTTGTCCAGAAGAACAAGTGTAGCACCTGTTTTAATAGAGGTTAACATACAATGTCCCAATCCATAAGAATGAAATAGTGGTATAACTCCCAAGATATTATCTTTATTTGTAATCCCTTCTGTACTTGAAACATTCTCTGCTTCGCTAACAAGATTCCTATGAGTGCGTATTATACTTTTGGGTTTGCCAGTTGAACCAGAGGTATAAAGATAAAGTGCTTCATCCTCAGGTTTAATATTTCTCTTTATACCCTGATAAGGTTTTCGATTTAATAGTTCTTCAAAAGACAATATGTTATCTGCAGGCTCTATTCCACTTACAATAAAATTCCTAGGGTTACTTAATTTATCCACTTTATCTACAAACTCATTAGCTGTAATCAAAATTTTTATA is drawn from bacterium and contains these coding sequences:
- a CDS encoding AMP-binding protein, which gives rise to MTLGKMLEETTTNNSDKIAISFKNEELAYSELQSKVTNLASNLSILNVNYGDRVGLLFNNSLEFIISFFAIARIGAIAVPLDIRYKPEELQFISEHCDIKILITANEFVDKVDKLSNPRNFIVSGIEPADNILSFEELLNRKPYQGIKRNIKPEDEALYLYTSGSTGKPKSIIRTHRNLVSEAENVSSTEGITNKDNILGVIPLFHSYGLGHCMLTSIKTGATLVLLDKFVPHEIIRIIKTKSISIFPGIPYMYELLVESYTEETSDLSSLRLCISAGAPLSLNIAKRFKNKFGVVINQHYGSSEAGAISINLNRNLESNIKSVGLPMNNVSVKIVNDQNQEVLNGESGEIIVKSDAVSKGYFRLSELNKKVFKDGWCYTGDLGKKENGYLYITGRKKNIINVAGLKVDPLEIERLLVSFPKVKEVAVIGVKDESLGESVKAIVVLKEKSNEDELFDFCGGKLADYKIPRQIEFRDALPKNSMGKILREELEET